In the Solanum pennellii chromosome 5, SPENNV200 genome, one interval contains:
- the LOC107019807 gene encoding LEAF RUST 10 DISEASE-RESISTANCE LOCUS RECEPTOR-LIKE PROTEIN KINASE-like 1.1 isoform X2 — MGRNDSTCPKSFSCGNLTDLSFPFSLSTQPDCGIMLLAGCNAKPYPRIQLLPRGDSYYALGNLYNYTVWLEDPRFHAKLRQHKCQAFNEKFSLPPGSPSISFKIVSLNFLDFIKCNSTSSSTPNITNKMKDHFAGYRMYNGCKGFSIYYKLPGGDGKHVRAGNLPANCSLIRLPIGSLSDDGGLFNMLIAGFLVEWKLSEDCYKCHYRGGQCQTNITNKFHCAYPNKPHDQGHQENNQHEQDVKTARRKFRPTLGAVFGVLGLVIICVAVYFIWRCKWRKFNPPHFLSTRKLSYIFKNDVEGGSIYFGIPVFSYSELEDATNDFNSSRVLGDGGFGTVYYGKLKDGREVAVKRLYEHNCKRMQQFVNEIEILTRLRHNNLVTLYGCTSRRSRELLLVYEYIPNGTLADHLHGDRAKNRSLTWPVRLNIAIETAGALAYLHASDIIHCDVKTNNILLDQNFSVKVADFGISRLFPNDVSYISTAPRGTPGYIDPKYHECYQLTIKSDVYSFGVVLVELISSMPAVDLTRLSQEINLANFAINKIVKRAFNELIDPSLGFDSDTKILETTTSVAELAFLCLQTDRDMRPTMVEVLDTLKEIQISEFDNEKRADSNLNGNEAKIVTASPFAESEDKFMLKQVKSLPYPNSVTNKWVTCSDITTTK; from the exons ATGGGCAGAAATGATTCAACTTGTCCAAAGTCATTTTCATGTGGAAATCTTACTGATCTGAGCTttcctttctctctttccaCACAACCTGACTGTGGAATAATGTTATTAGCTGGTTGTAATGCTAAACCATATCCGAGAATCCAACTGCTTCCTCGAGGAGATTCGTACTATGCTTTAGGAAATCTGTATAATTATACAGTTTGGCTCGAGGACCCCAGGTTTCATGCCAAGTTGAGGCAACACAAGTGCCAGGCTTTTAACGAAAAGTTTTCCTTACCACCAGGCTCTCCttctatttcttttaaaatcgtCTCATTGAATTTTCTCGACTTCATCAAATGCAACAGCACTAGTAGTAGCACCCCAAACATTACCAATAAGATGAAAGATCATTTTGCTGGTTATAGAATGTACAATGGCTGTAAAGGCTTTAGCATATACTACAAGCTTCCTGGAGGTGATGGTAAACACGTTCGAGCAGGCAATCTTCCTGCCAACTGTTCACTTATCAGATTGCCGATAGGCTCGCTATCAGATGATGGTGGTTTGTTCAATATGTTAATTGCTGGTTTTCTAGTAGAATGGAAACTGTCTGAGGACTGTTACAAATGTCACTATCGCGGAGGTCAATGCCAGACTAATATAACCAACAAATTTCATTGTGCATATCCAAATAAGCCACATGATCAAGGTcatcaagaaaataatcaacATGAACAAG atgTAAAAACGGCTAGAAGAAAGTTCAGACCGACTCTGGGAGCAG TTTTTGGTGTATTAGGATTGGTGATAATTTGTGTAGCTGTCTATTTTATCTGGCGTTGCAAGTGGAGGAAATTTAATCCACCCCACTTCCTCTCAACAAGGAAATtgtcatatatatttaaaaatgatgTTGAGGGAGGCAGTATATACTTTGGCATCCCAGTGTTCTCGTATTCGGAACTTGAAGACGCCACAAATGATTTCAATTCCTCTCGAGTCCTTGGAGATGGAGGTTTCGGAACTGTTTACTATG GAAAACTTAAGGATGGACGAGAGGTTGCTGTGAAGCGCCTTTACGAGCACAACTGCAAACGAATGCAGCAGTTTGTAAATGAAATTGAGATCCTTACTAGGCTAAGGCACAACAATCTTGTTACCCTCTATGGTTGCACTTCAAGGCGTAGCCGTGAACTACTCCTTGTCTATGAATACATTCCTAATGGAACTCTAGCTGATCACCTCCACGGTGATAGAGCGAAGAACAGATCACTCACCTGGCCAGTCCGCTTGAACATTGCCATAGAAACTGCTGGTGCATTGGCTTACCTTCATGCTTCTGACATAATACACTGTGATGTCAAGACTAATAACATACTCCTTGATCAGAATTTCAGTGTCAAAGTTGCAGATTTCGGGATATCACGTCTCTTCCCAAATGATGTCTCTTATATCTCAACTGCACCCCGGGGTACCCCTGGCTATATCGATCCAAAGTATCACGAATGTTACCAGCTGACCATAAAAAGTGATGTTTATAGCTTCGGGGTAGTCCTTGTCGAGCTCATTTCATCAATGCCAGCTGTAGATTTGACTAGGCTTAGCCAAGAGATTAATTTGGCTAACTTTGCAATAAACAAGATTGTAAAACGTGCATTTAACGAGTTGATTGATCCATCCCTGGGGTTCGACTCAGATACAAAGATTTTGGAAACGACCACTTCAGTGGCAGAGTTGGCTTTTCTATGCTTACAGACAGATAGGGACATGAGACCTACTATGGTTGAAGTTTTGGATACTCTAAAGGAGATTCAGATTAGTGAATTTGACAATGAGAAGAGAGCTGACTCTAATCTCAATGGAAATGAAGCTAAAATTGTTACAGCATCCCCTTTCGCTGAATCAGAAGATAAGTTTATGCTGAAACAAGTTAAATCACTACCTTATCCAAATTCTGTTACTAATAAATGGGTTACTTGCTCTGATATAACTACTACAAAGTAG
- the LOC107019811 gene encoding LEAF RUST 10 DISEASE-RESISTANCE LOCUS RECEPTOR-LIKE PROTEIN KINASE-like 1.1 isoform X1 — protein MDLASSIFCFLLSVFMMLVQANGRNNSTCPKSFSCGNFTDLRFPFSLSTQPDCGIMFLSGCDAKPYPRIRLLPEGDWYYALEMHNSSVWLGDTKLQTTLTKHKCQAFNKNFSLPYSPFMSFHMINIISFYKCISTSNNTRNITQKKNDHFAGYNMYNGCEGFSIYYNLSRHDDEYIGADNLPTNCSLIRLPIQATHGDLFDVLGPEILVEWKLSDECNKCHYGGGQCQTNKTNKFSCHKDAKTPTGNIDQRKETTERNGRNMVGQILGTVFGGVGSVMITSSAVYFIWRYKKRRFSSSRFFSTRKLSDIFNHDVEGGSIYFGIPVFSYSELEEATDDFSSSRVLGDGGYGTVYYGKLKDEREIAVKRLYEHNCKRMEQFVNEVDILTRLRHNNLVTLYGCTSRRSRELLLVYEYIPNGTLADHLHGNRAKDGSLTWPIRMNIAIETAGALAYLHASDVIHCDVKTNNILLDHNFSVKVADFGISRLFPNDVSHISTTPRGTPGYIDPKYHECYQLTSKSDVYSFGVVLVELVSSMPAVDMNRHSQEINLANYAINKIVKSSVNKLIDPSLGFDSDTKTREMTTSVAELAFLCLQTDRNVRPTMVEVLDTLKEIQTNLNADEAKIVVAPSFPESKDIFLLKKVKSLPSSNSVTDKWTTCSDRTCTQ, from the exons ATGGATCTTGCTTCTTCTATATTTTGCTTCCTTCTATCTGTTTTTATGATGTTAGTTCAGGCAAATGGAAGAAATAATTCGACTTGTCCAAAGTCGTTTTCATGTGGAAATTTTACTGACCTGAGATttcctttctctctttccaCACAACCTGACTGTGGAATAATGTTCTTATCTGGTTGTGATGCTAAACCATATCCGAGAATCCGACTGCTTCCTGAGGGAGATTGGTACTATGCTTTAGAGATGCATAATTCATCAGTTTGGCTTGGGGACACGAAGCTTCAAACAACGTTGACGAAACACAAGTGCCAGgcttttaacaaaaatttctcCCTTCCATACTCTCCTTTTATGTCTTTCCATATGATTAATATAATAAGCTTCTACAAATGCATCAGTACCAGTAATAATACCCGTAACATTACGCAGAAGAAGAACGATCATTTTGCTGGTTATAATATGTACAATGGCTGTGAAGGCTTTAGCATATACTACAACCTTTCCCGACACGATGATGAATACATAGGAGCAGACAATCTTCCTACCAACTGTTCACTTATCAGATTGCCAATTCAGGCAACTCATGGTGATTTGTTCGACGTGTTAGGTCCTGAAATTCTAGTAGAATGGAAGTTATCTGACGAATGTAACAAATGTCATTATGGTGGAGGTCAATGCCAGACTAATAAAACCAACAAATTTTCTTGTCACAAAG ATGCAAAAACACCTACAGGTAATATCGatcaaagaaaagaaacaaccgaaagaaatggaagaaataTGGTGGGGCAGATTCTGGGAACAG TCTTTGGCGGAGTAGGATCGGTGATGATAACTTCTTCAGCTGTATACTTTATCTGGCGTTACAAGAAGAGGAGATTTAGTTCATCCCGCTTCTTCTCAACAAGGAAATTATCAGATATCTTTAACCATGATGTTGAGGGAGGCAGTATATACTTTGGTATTCCAGTCTTCTCTTATTCAGAACTTGAAGAGGCCACCGATGATTTCAGTTCCTCTAGAGTACTTGGAGATGGAGGTTATGGAACTGTTTACTATG GAAAACTTAAAGATGAACGGGAGATTGCTGTAAAGCGCCTCTACGAGCACAACTGCAAGCGAATGGAGCAGTTTGTAAATGAAGTTGATATCCTTACTAGACTAAGGCACAACAATCTTGTCACCCTCTATGGATGCACTTCAAGGCGAAGCCGTGAACTACTCCTTGTCTATGAATATATTCCCAATGGCACTCTTGCTGATCACCTTCATGGTAACAGAGCGAAGGACGGATCACTTACCTGGCCAATCCGCATGAACATTGCCATAGAAACTGCTGGTGCATTGGCTTACCTGCATGCTTCTGATGTAATACACTGTGATGTCAAGACTAATAACATACTCCTTGACCACAACTTTAGTGTTAAAGTTGCAGATTTTGGGATTTCAAGGCTCTTTCCAAACGACGTCTCTCATATTTCAACCACACCCCGGGGTACCCCTGGCTATATTGATCCAAAGTATCATGAATGTTACCAGCTGACTAGTAAAAGCGATGTCTATAGCTTCGGGGTGGTCCTTGTTGAGCTCGTTTCATCAATGCCGGCTGTGGATATGAACAGACATAGCCAAGAGATCAATTTGGCCAACTATGCAATAAACAAGATTGTAAAATCTTCTGTTAACAAGCTGATTGATCCATCCCTGGGGTTCGATTCAGATACCAAAACTCGGGAAATGACTACTTCAGTGGCAGAGCTGGCTTTTCTGTGCTTGCAGACAGATAGGAACGTGAGGCCTACTATGGTTGAAGTTTTGGATACTCTAAAGGAGATTCAGACTAATCTCAATGCCGATGAAGCTAAAATAGTAGTTGCTCCTTCTTTCCCTGaatcaaaagatatttttttgttgaagaaaGTTAAATCActaccttcttcaaattctgtGACTGATAAATGGACTACTTGCTCTGATAGAACTTGTACACAGTAG
- the LOC107019811 gene encoding LEAF RUST 10 DISEASE-RESISTANCE LOCUS RECEPTOR-LIKE PROTEIN KINASE-like 1.1 isoform X2 — translation MDLASSIFCFLLSVFMMLVQANGRNNSTCPKSFSCGNFTDLRFPFSLSTQPDCGIMFLSGCDAKPYPRIRLLPEGDWYYALEMHNSSVWLGDTKLQTTLTKHKCQAFNKNFSLPYSPFMSFHMINIISFYKCISTSNNTRNITQKKNDHFAGYNMYNGCEGFSIYYNLSRHDDEYIGADNLPTNCSLIRLPIQATHGDLFDVLGPEILVEWKLSDECNKCHYGGGQCQTNKTNKFSCHKGNIDQRKETTERNGRNMVGQILGTVFGGVGSVMITSSAVYFIWRYKKRRFSSSRFFSTRKLSDIFNHDVEGGSIYFGIPVFSYSELEEATDDFSSSRVLGDGGYGTVYYGKLKDEREIAVKRLYEHNCKRMEQFVNEVDILTRLRHNNLVTLYGCTSRRSRELLLVYEYIPNGTLADHLHGNRAKDGSLTWPIRMNIAIETAGALAYLHASDVIHCDVKTNNILLDHNFSVKVADFGISRLFPNDVSHISTTPRGTPGYIDPKYHECYQLTSKSDVYSFGVVLVELVSSMPAVDMNRHSQEINLANYAINKIVKSSVNKLIDPSLGFDSDTKTREMTTSVAELAFLCLQTDRNVRPTMVEVLDTLKEIQTNLNADEAKIVVAPSFPESKDIFLLKKVKSLPSSNSVTDKWTTCSDRTCTQ, via the exons ATGGATCTTGCTTCTTCTATATTTTGCTTCCTTCTATCTGTTTTTATGATGTTAGTTCAGGCAAATGGAAGAAATAATTCGACTTGTCCAAAGTCGTTTTCATGTGGAAATTTTACTGACCTGAGATttcctttctctctttccaCACAACCTGACTGTGGAATAATGTTCTTATCTGGTTGTGATGCTAAACCATATCCGAGAATCCGACTGCTTCCTGAGGGAGATTGGTACTATGCTTTAGAGATGCATAATTCATCAGTTTGGCTTGGGGACACGAAGCTTCAAACAACGTTGACGAAACACAAGTGCCAGgcttttaacaaaaatttctcCCTTCCATACTCTCCTTTTATGTCTTTCCATATGATTAATATAATAAGCTTCTACAAATGCATCAGTACCAGTAATAATACCCGTAACATTACGCAGAAGAAGAACGATCATTTTGCTGGTTATAATATGTACAATGGCTGTGAAGGCTTTAGCATATACTACAACCTTTCCCGACACGATGATGAATACATAGGAGCAGACAATCTTCCTACCAACTGTTCACTTATCAGATTGCCAATTCAGGCAACTCATGGTGATTTGTTCGACGTGTTAGGTCCTGAAATTCTAGTAGAATGGAAGTTATCTGACGAATGTAACAAATGTCATTATGGTGGAGGTCAATGCCAGACTAATAAAACCAACAAATTTTCTTGTCACAAAG GTAATATCGatcaaagaaaagaaacaaccgaaagaaatggaagaaataTGGTGGGGCAGATTCTGGGAACAG TCTTTGGCGGAGTAGGATCGGTGATGATAACTTCTTCAGCTGTATACTTTATCTGGCGTTACAAGAAGAGGAGATTTAGTTCATCCCGCTTCTTCTCAACAAGGAAATTATCAGATATCTTTAACCATGATGTTGAGGGAGGCAGTATATACTTTGGTATTCCAGTCTTCTCTTATTCAGAACTTGAAGAGGCCACCGATGATTTCAGTTCCTCTAGAGTACTTGGAGATGGAGGTTATGGAACTGTTTACTATG GAAAACTTAAAGATGAACGGGAGATTGCTGTAAAGCGCCTCTACGAGCACAACTGCAAGCGAATGGAGCAGTTTGTAAATGAAGTTGATATCCTTACTAGACTAAGGCACAACAATCTTGTCACCCTCTATGGATGCACTTCAAGGCGAAGCCGTGAACTACTCCTTGTCTATGAATATATTCCCAATGGCACTCTTGCTGATCACCTTCATGGTAACAGAGCGAAGGACGGATCACTTACCTGGCCAATCCGCATGAACATTGCCATAGAAACTGCTGGTGCATTGGCTTACCTGCATGCTTCTGATGTAATACACTGTGATGTCAAGACTAATAACATACTCCTTGACCACAACTTTAGTGTTAAAGTTGCAGATTTTGGGATTTCAAGGCTCTTTCCAAACGACGTCTCTCATATTTCAACCACACCCCGGGGTACCCCTGGCTATATTGATCCAAAGTATCATGAATGTTACCAGCTGACTAGTAAAAGCGATGTCTATAGCTTCGGGGTGGTCCTTGTTGAGCTCGTTTCATCAATGCCGGCTGTGGATATGAACAGACATAGCCAAGAGATCAATTTGGCCAACTATGCAATAAACAAGATTGTAAAATCTTCTGTTAACAAGCTGATTGATCCATCCCTGGGGTTCGATTCAGATACCAAAACTCGGGAAATGACTACTTCAGTGGCAGAGCTGGCTTTTCTGTGCTTGCAGACAGATAGGAACGTGAGGCCTACTATGGTTGAAGTTTTGGATACTCTAAAGGAGATTCAGACTAATCTCAATGCCGATGAAGCTAAAATAGTAGTTGCTCCTTCTTTCCCTGaatcaaaagatatttttttgttgaagaaaGTTAAATCActaccttcttcaaattctgtGACTGATAAATGGACTACTTGCTCTGATAGAACTTGTACACAGTAG
- the LOC107019817 gene encoding LEAF RUST 10 DISEASE-RESISTANCE LOCUS RECEPTOR-LIKE PROTEIN KINASE-like 1.1 gives MSLASSSICVILSLLLMLVQAKWRNDSTCPKSFSCGKLTDLSFPFSLSTQPDCGIVPISHCDAKPFPRIQLVPGGEWYYAMGKEYTYTIVLVDLRLQTTLTQHKCQAFNENISLSGSPSISYTAVDLQNFYKCNRTSSNNKDHFDGYHSYNGCDGFTIYYKFDGVDDEDILAGNHTANCSLIRLPYYQTEPGDDNLVNFLSSAFLVEWKLSDDCNECYYGGGRCQTDKKNSFLCYKANRSKLGLILGTVFGGVLVMITCLAVYLIWCYKRRKSNPPHFLSTRKLSYVFKNDVEGGSIYFGIPVFSYSELEDATNDFNSSRVLGDGGFGTVYYGQLKDGREVAVKRLYEHNSKRMQQFVNEIEILTRLRHNNLVTLYGCTSRHSRELLLVYEYIPNGTLADHLHGDRAKNRSLTWPVRLNIAIETAGALAYLHASDIIHCDVKTNNILLDQNFSVKVADFGISRLFPNDVSYISTAPRGTPGYIDPKYHECYQLTIKSDVYSFGVVLVELISSMPAVDMKRHSQEINLANFAINKIVKCSFNELIDPSLGFDSDTNIWKMTSSVAELAFLCLQTDRDMRPTMVEVLDTLKEIQTSEFDNEKRAKLLLNQVKSQPSPNCVTDKWITCSSTTANTK, from the exons ATGTCTTTGGCTTCTTCGTCTATTTGCGTTATTCTATCTCTTCTTCTGATGTTAGTTCAGGCAAAGTGGAGAAATGATTCAACTTGTCCAAAGTCCTTTTCATGTGGAAAGCTTACTGACCTGAGCTTTCCTTTCTCTCTATCCACACAACCTGACTGCGGAATAGTTCCCATCTCTCATTGTGATGCTAAACCATTTCCAAGAATCCAACTGGTTCCTGGAGGAGAATGGTACTATGCTATGGGAAAGGAGTATACTTATACTATTGTACTTGTGGACCTGAGGCTTCAAACCACGTTGACGCAACACAAGTGCCAGGcttttaatgaaaatatctCCCTTTCAGGCTCTCCTTCTATTTCTTACACTGCAGTTGACCTTCAGAACTTCTACAAATGCAACAGGACTAGTAGTAACAACAAAGATCATTTTGATGGTTATCACTCGTACAATGGCTGTGATGGATTCACCATATACTACAAGTTCGATGGAGTTGATGATGAAGACATTCTAGCAGGCAATCATACAGCCAACTGTTCACTTATCAGATTGCCATATTACCAAACAGAACCTGGTGATGATAATTTGGTCAACTTCTTAAGTTCTGCATTTCTAGTAGAATGGAAATTGTCTGATGACTGTAACGAATGTTACTATGGTGGAGGTCGATGCCAGACTGATAAGAAGAACAGTTTTCTTTGTTACAAAG CTAACAGAAGCAAGTTGGGACTGATTCTTGGAACAG TTTTTGGTGGAGTATTGGTGATGATAACTTGTTTAGCTGTCTACTTAATCTGGTGTTACAAGAGGAGGAAATCTAATCCACCTCACTTCCTCTCAACAAGAAAATTGTCATATGTATTTAAAAATGATGTTGAGGGAGGCAGTATATACTTTGGCATCCCAGTGTTCTCTTATTCGGAACTTGAAGACGCCACAAATGATTTCAATTCCTCTCGAGTCCTTGGAGATGGAGGTTTCGGAACTGTTTACTATG GACAACTTAAGGATGGACGAGAGGTTGCTGTGAAGCGCCTATACGAGCACAACTCCAAACGAATGCAGCAGTTTGTAAATGAAATTGAGATCCTTACTAGGCTAAGGCACAACAATCTTGTCACTCTCTATGGCTGCACTTCAAGGCATAGCCGTGAACTACTCCTTGTCTATGAATACATTCCTAATGGAACTCTTGCTGATCACCTTCACGGTGATAGAGCGAAGAACAGATCACTCACCTGGCCAGTCCGCTTGAACATTGCCATAGAAACTGCTGGCGCATTGGCTTACCTTCATGCTTCTGACATAATACACTGTGATGTCAAGACTAATAACATACTCCTTGATCAGAATTTCAGTGTCAAAGTTGCAGATTTCGGGATATCACGTCTCTTCCCAAATGATGTCTCTTATATCTCAACTGCACCCCGGGGTACCCCTGGCTATATCGATCCAAAGTATCACGAATGTTACCAGCTGACCATAAAAAGTGATGTTTATAGCTTTGGGGTAGTCCTTGTTGAACTCATTTCATCAATGCCAGCTGTGGATATGAAGAGGCATAGTCAAGAGATTAATTTAGCTAACTTTGCTATAAACAAGATTGTGAAATGTTCATTCAACGAGTTGATCGATCCATCCCTGGGGTTCGATTCAGATACCAATATTTGGAAAATGACTAGTTCAGTAGCAGAGTTGGCTTTTCTATGCTTACAGACAGATAGGGACATGAGGCCTACTATGGTTGAAGTTTTGGATACTCTAAAAGAGATTCAGACTAGTGAATTTGATAATGAGAAGAGAGCTAAGTTATTGCTGAATCAAGTTAAATCACAACCTTCACCAAATTGTGTGACTGATAAATGGATTACTTGCTCTAGTACTACAGCTAACACAAAGTAG
- the LOC107019807 gene encoding LEAF RUST 10 DISEASE-RESISTANCE LOCUS RECEPTOR-LIKE PROTEIN KINASE-like 1.1 isoform X1, with protein MAFASSLFCLLLSFFLMLVQAMGRNDSTCPKSFSCGNLTDLSFPFSLSTQPDCGIMLLAGCNAKPYPRIQLLPRGDSYYALGNLYNYTVWLEDPRFHAKLRQHKCQAFNEKFSLPPGSPSISFKIVSLNFLDFIKCNSTSSSTPNITNKMKDHFAGYRMYNGCKGFSIYYKLPGGDGKHVRAGNLPANCSLIRLPIGSLSDDGGLFNMLIAGFLVEWKLSEDCYKCHYRGGQCQTNITNKFHCAYPNKPHDQGHQENNQHEQDVKTARRKFRPTLGAVFGVLGLVIICVAVYFIWRCKWRKFNPPHFLSTRKLSYIFKNDVEGGSIYFGIPVFSYSELEDATNDFNSSRVLGDGGFGTVYYGKLKDGREVAVKRLYEHNCKRMQQFVNEIEILTRLRHNNLVTLYGCTSRRSRELLLVYEYIPNGTLADHLHGDRAKNRSLTWPVRLNIAIETAGALAYLHASDIIHCDVKTNNILLDQNFSVKVADFGISRLFPNDVSYISTAPRGTPGYIDPKYHECYQLTIKSDVYSFGVVLVELISSMPAVDLTRLSQEINLANFAINKIVKRAFNELIDPSLGFDSDTKILETTTSVAELAFLCLQTDRDMRPTMVEVLDTLKEIQISEFDNEKRADSNLNGNEAKIVTASPFAESEDKFMLKQVKSLPYPNSVTNKWVTCSDITTTK; from the exons ATGGCTTTTGCTTCTTCTTTGTTTTGCTTACTTCTATCTTTTTTTCTGATGTTAGTTCAGGCAATGGGCAGAAATGATTCAACTTGTCCAAAGTCATTTTCATGTGGAAATCTTACTGATCTGAGCTttcctttctctctttccaCACAACCTGACTGTGGAATAATGTTATTAGCTGGTTGTAATGCTAAACCATATCCGAGAATCCAACTGCTTCCTCGAGGAGATTCGTACTATGCTTTAGGAAATCTGTATAATTATACAGTTTGGCTCGAGGACCCCAGGTTTCATGCCAAGTTGAGGCAACACAAGTGCCAGGCTTTTAACGAAAAGTTTTCCTTACCACCAGGCTCTCCttctatttcttttaaaatcgtCTCATTGAATTTTCTCGACTTCATCAAATGCAACAGCACTAGTAGTAGCACCCCAAACATTACCAATAAGATGAAAGATCATTTTGCTGGTTATAGAATGTACAATGGCTGTAAAGGCTTTAGCATATACTACAAGCTTCCTGGAGGTGATGGTAAACACGTTCGAGCAGGCAATCTTCCTGCCAACTGTTCACTTATCAGATTGCCGATAGGCTCGCTATCAGATGATGGTGGTTTGTTCAATATGTTAATTGCTGGTTTTCTAGTAGAATGGAAACTGTCTGAGGACTGTTACAAATGTCACTATCGCGGAGGTCAATGCCAGACTAATATAACCAACAAATTTCATTGTGCATATCCAAATAAGCCACATGATCAAGGTcatcaagaaaataatcaacATGAACAAG atgTAAAAACGGCTAGAAGAAAGTTCAGACCGACTCTGGGAGCAG TTTTTGGTGTATTAGGATTGGTGATAATTTGTGTAGCTGTCTATTTTATCTGGCGTTGCAAGTGGAGGAAATTTAATCCACCCCACTTCCTCTCAACAAGGAAATtgtcatatatatttaaaaatgatgTTGAGGGAGGCAGTATATACTTTGGCATCCCAGTGTTCTCGTATTCGGAACTTGAAGACGCCACAAATGATTTCAATTCCTCTCGAGTCCTTGGAGATGGAGGTTTCGGAACTGTTTACTATG GAAAACTTAAGGATGGACGAGAGGTTGCTGTGAAGCGCCTTTACGAGCACAACTGCAAACGAATGCAGCAGTTTGTAAATGAAATTGAGATCCTTACTAGGCTAAGGCACAACAATCTTGTTACCCTCTATGGTTGCACTTCAAGGCGTAGCCGTGAACTACTCCTTGTCTATGAATACATTCCTAATGGAACTCTAGCTGATCACCTCCACGGTGATAGAGCGAAGAACAGATCACTCACCTGGCCAGTCCGCTTGAACATTGCCATAGAAACTGCTGGTGCATTGGCTTACCTTCATGCTTCTGACATAATACACTGTGATGTCAAGACTAATAACATACTCCTTGATCAGAATTTCAGTGTCAAAGTTGCAGATTTCGGGATATCACGTCTCTTCCCAAATGATGTCTCTTATATCTCAACTGCACCCCGGGGTACCCCTGGCTATATCGATCCAAAGTATCACGAATGTTACCAGCTGACCATAAAAAGTGATGTTTATAGCTTCGGGGTAGTCCTTGTCGAGCTCATTTCATCAATGCCAGCTGTAGATTTGACTAGGCTTAGCCAAGAGATTAATTTGGCTAACTTTGCAATAAACAAGATTGTAAAACGTGCATTTAACGAGTTGATTGATCCATCCCTGGGGTTCGACTCAGATACAAAGATTTTGGAAACGACCACTTCAGTGGCAGAGTTGGCTTTTCTATGCTTACAGACAGATAGGGACATGAGACCTACTATGGTTGAAGTTTTGGATACTCTAAAGGAGATTCAGATTAGTGAATTTGACAATGAGAAGAGAGCTGACTCTAATCTCAATGGAAATGAAGCTAAAATTGTTACAGCATCCCCTTTCGCTGAATCAGAAGATAAGTTTATGCTGAAACAAGTTAAATCACTACCTTATCCAAATTCTGTTACTAATAAATGGGTTACTTGCTCTGATATAACTACTACAAAGTAG